The Hemicordylus capensis ecotype Gifberg chromosome 6, rHemCap1.1.pri, whole genome shotgun sequence genome window below encodes:
- the MSANTD3 gene encoding myb/SANT-like DNA-binding domain-containing protein 3 encodes MQNSEVIKPAKYFSEVEKSVLLALVEKYKYVLECKKSDARTIALKQRTWQALAHEYNSQPSVSLRDFKQLKKCWENIKARTKKIMAHERRDKVKRSISPLISNHILGKEKINSMVPEQVYFLQSPPEEDSEYQPEASSQEPFTVINRELCDEEKELIHFQVCEGTSQSEPSCSAVRITGNKNFRSKTAQESDLKKMHEEEHHQQMSILQLQLIQMNEVHVAKIQQIERECEMAEEEHRIKMEVLNKKKMFWERKLQTVTKEWPVSSYNRPFPNSP; translated from the exons ATGCAAAACAGCGAAGTGATAAAGCCCGCCAAATACTTCTCTGAAGTGGAGAAGAGTGTACTGCTTGCTCTTGTTGAGAAATATAAATATGTACTTGAGTGTAAAAAAAGTGATGCAAGGACCATTGCGCTGAAACAACGGACATGGCAGGCACTTGCTCATGAATACAATTCTCAGCCGAGTGTATCACTCCGAGACTTCAAGCAGCTCAAGAAATGCTGGGAGAACATCAAGGCACGGACAAAGAAAATAATGGCACATGAAAGACGAGACAAGGTAAAAAGGAGTATTAGTCCACTTATAAGTAATCACATCCTAGGAAAAGAGAAGATCAACAGCATGGTGCCTGAGCAAGTGTACTTTTTACAGAGTCCACCAGAAGAAGATTCTGAATATCAACCCGAGGCTTCCAGCCAAG AACCTTTCACTGTCATAAACAGAGAACTGTGTGATGAAGAGAAAGAACTCATACATTTCCAAGTATGTGAAGGTACCTCACAATCGGAGCCCTCCTGTTCAGCAGTCAGAATAACAGGCAATAAAAACTTCAGAAGTAAGACTGCCCAAGAAAGCGATCTGAAAAAGATGCACGAAGAAGAGCACCATCAGCAAATGTCCATCTTACAACTGCAGCTAATTCAGATGAACGAAGTCCATGTGGCAAAGATTCAGCAGATAGAGAGGGAGTGTGAGATGGCTGAAGAAGAACACAGAatcaagatggaggtgctcaacaaaaaaaaaatgttctgggAGAGGAAACTTCAAACCGTTACAAAAGAATGGCCTGTCTCCTCTTATAACAGACCATTCCCTAATTCACCCTAG